The Thermoflavifilum sp. genome contains a region encoding:
- a CDS encoding glycosyl hydrolase family 18 protein: protein MRSVCMLCLCLISGISRIACAQSFRGERLFYLVNSLESKQSFFQHADEISIVCPDVYQIDSLGVIYGEMDMRILTTARQKHIRVIPLFASFDQHAIHELLNRPASRLEAIRMMIAYARQFDFAGWQFDLENISVADRDAYTSFYKQAADSLHAHGLWISCAVVKAEQSTPMNAHPSYERYVYENWSGAFDLPAIAAVSDFVSIMTYDQHTALTPPGPVAGYPWMERIIQYVLSLGIPAEKFSLGVPLYSDYWYPVGDPVHGAHSTRDEINYATVQDLIHRFQLHPQWLDDQKESMAYWENGGVFDWLFIEDVRSFELRWQLAAKYHLRGISAWVLGAEDPAIWKYLSHQIHGQSK, encoded by the coding sequence ATGCGATCGGTATGTATGCTTTGTTTATGCCTTATATCAGGCATTTCCCGTATTGCCTGTGCGCAATCGTTTCGGGGTGAACGATTATTTTATCTGGTCAATTCGCTGGAAAGCAAACAATCTTTTTTTCAACATGCTGATGAAATATCTATTGTTTGTCCGGATGTATATCAGATCGACAGCCTGGGGGTGATATATGGTGAAATGGATATGCGCATATTAACAACCGCCAGGCAAAAACACATACGGGTAATACCATTATTTGCTTCTTTTGATCAACATGCTATTCATGAATTGCTTAATCGGCCTGCCTCTCGATTGGAAGCGATTCGCATGATGATAGCCTATGCCCGACAATTTGATTTTGCAGGATGGCAGTTTGATCTGGAAAATATCTCGGTTGCCGATCGAGATGCATATACTTCGTTTTACAAACAGGCTGCCGATAGTCTTCATGCTCATGGGTTGTGGATTTCCTGTGCTGTGGTGAAAGCAGAGCAATCCACTCCGATGAATGCGCATCCCTCATACGAAAGATATGTATATGAAAACTGGTCGGGTGCTTTCGATCTGCCTGCAATAGCAGCAGTGAGTGATTTTGTATCAATCATGACTTATGATCAACATACCGCACTGACGCCACCGGGGCCGGTTGCCGGTTATCCCTGGATGGAAAGAATCATTCAATATGTATTGAGTCTGGGTATTCCAGCGGAGAAATTTTCATTGGGCGTGCCGCTTTATTCAGATTACTGGTATCCGGTCGGCGATCCGGTGCATGGTGCACACAGCACACGCGATGAAATCAACTATGCAACCGTGCAGGACCTCATCCATCGCTTTCAGCTGCATCCCCAATGGCTTGATGATCAAAAAGAAAGCATGGCTTACTGGGAAAATGGTGGAGTATTCGACTGGTTGTTTATCGAAGATGTGCGGTCGTTTGAACTGCGATGGCAACTGGCGGCAAAATATCATCTGCGGGGCATTTCAGCCTGGGTGCTGGGAGCAGAAGACCCGGCCATCTGGAAATATTTATCTCATCAAATACACGGGCAATCAAAATAA
- the hemW gene encoding radical SAM family heme chaperone HemW, with the protein MAGFYLHIPFCRQACYYCNFHFSTSLAYMDEMLQAMQMEMQWQAANWRSHHFETIYFGGGTPSLLSAKHLDTLLQTIYRNYDIDAKAEITLEANPDDIDATKLEQWKNAGINRLSVGVQALFDDLLRVLHRSHDARQAIRSVQMAMDAGFENISIDLIYGIPGLTDVCWADEVERMLSMHIPHLSCYALTIEPHTALDYQIRKHQFPQVDEEQVARQYLMLLDMMEAAGYEAYEISSFARPGFRARHNSLYWNGIPYLGIGPSAHSYQPPFRRWNIAHNMRYIQSIRQNQIPYEEECLTMRMQYNEYVMLRLRTLEGVDIQSIHALFGSCFANYFQQQVQPWMDMQYVVIKQSTRYVLSRTGRLFADRIAASLFIADEDLQTKL; encoded by the coding sequence ATGGCGGGGTTTTATTTGCATATTCCTTTTTGCAGGCAGGCCTGCTATTACTGCAATTTTCATTTCAGTACATCGCTTGCCTATATGGATGAAATGTTGCAGGCAATGCAGATGGAAATGCAATGGCAGGCGGCTAACTGGCGCTCGCACCATTTTGAAACCATATATTTTGGTGGTGGCACACCATCTTTGTTATCCGCAAAACATCTGGATACATTGTTGCAAACAATTTATCGTAATTATGATATTGATGCAAAGGCTGAGATAACTTTAGAAGCTAATCCGGATGATATTGATGCCACTAAATTGGAGCAATGGAAGAATGCTGGTATCAATCGATTAAGTGTGGGTGTTCAGGCTTTATTCGATGATTTATTGCGTGTGCTTCATCGGAGTCATGATGCACGACAGGCAATCAGAAGTGTGCAGATGGCCATGGATGCCGGATTTGAAAATATTTCCATTGATTTGATTTATGGTATTCCAGGTTTGACGGATGTATGCTGGGCAGATGAAGTTGAACGCATGCTATCCATGCATATCCCGCATCTGTCGTGTTACGCCTTGACCATAGAGCCCCATACTGCACTCGATTATCAGATACGCAAACACCAGTTTCCACAGGTGGATGAGGAACAGGTTGCCCGTCAATATCTGATGCTGCTGGATATGATGGAAGCGGCGGGTTATGAAGCTTACGAGATTTCCAGTTTTGCACGACCCGGGTTTCGTGCAAGACATAATAGTCTTTACTGGAATGGTATTCCTTATCTGGGCATAGGTCCATCGGCACATAGTTATCAGCCTCCATTCCGGCGCTGGAATATAGCGCATAATATGCGTTATATACAATCTATCAGGCAAAATCAAATTCCTTATGAAGAGGAATGCCTTACCATGCGTATGCAATACAACGAATATGTCATGTTGCGTTTGCGCACGCTGGAAGGAGTAGATATACAGTCAATACATGCTTTATTTGGGTCGTGTTTTGCAAATTATTTTCAACAACAGGTGCAGCCCTGGATGGATATGCAATATGTTGTGATCAAGCAATCCACACGCTATGTGCTAAGCCGAACGGGCAGATTGTTTGCCGATCGGATTGCAGCATCGTTGTTTATAGCGGATGAAGATCTTCAAACAAAACTTTGA
- a CDS encoding DinB family protein yields MATISKPDVWLRGPIDGIAPLLQPVAHALLQTQEDVHAIMEGFSDAWLWEKPAGRASAGFHLQHIRGVIDRLFTYARGQSLTETQMQELKQEGQPYPGHDSVTFLLHALDAQIQTALDQLRNTPENQLTEIRYVGRAKLNSTVAGLLFHAAEHSQRHTGQLLVTVSVLKEKHAATT; encoded by the coding sequence ATGGCAACGATATCAAAGCCCGATGTATGGCTGCGGGGACCGATCGATGGTATTGCTCCACTGTTGCAGCCAGTTGCACACGCCCTTTTACAGACACAGGAAGATGTACATGCCATCATGGAAGGCTTTTCCGATGCATGGCTATGGGAAAAGCCCGCCGGCCGCGCATCTGCGGGTTTTCATTTGCAACATATACGCGGTGTAATCGATAGGTTGTTCACTTACGCTCGTGGTCAATCGCTGACAGAAACGCAAATGCAGGAGTTAAAACAGGAAGGGCAACCTTATCCCGGCCATGATAGCGTAACCTTTTTGCTGCATGCACTGGATGCACAGATTCAGACGGCCCTCGATCAGCTGCGCAATACCCCGGAAAATCAGCTTACAGAAATCCGTTATGTGGGAAGAGCAAAACTAAATTCAACTGTGGCAGGCCTGCTTTTCCATGCGGCCGAACACAGCCAGCGACATACCGGTCAGCTGCTGGTAACGGTAAGTGTATTAAAAGAAAAACATGCAGCTACCACTTAA
- a CDS encoding alpha-L-arabinofuranosidase codes for MFRIHFFFVVIVCVVWSICCFSCKKSSSPAPENSGGGNPGNELDTVYQPVDPPVAATIGWFMNSWQPKAYTAPTQYRDTLIPAGKATVTVQVDMNQVITKVSPYVFGNNANTWMGQMVTEPALLQYITDLAPHIIRGPGGSISDLYFWNQSSAPPPDVPDSLYDGNGHKTPAGYWFGMNTQSWTLSIDHYYQMLQQTHSEGILTVNYAYARYGTGPHPVQTAAHLAADWVRYDHGRTRYWEIGNESNGTWEASYQIDTTTNQDGQPAIITGQLYGQHFNIFADSMRAAAREIGATIYIGAQLLDAPPASWQTATDKGWNAGVLTTAGQKADFFIVHDYFTPYQKNSTAAEIIDSGLSVPGRIMQYLNQQFAQYGIPPKPVALTEWNIFATGSMQMVSYIAGLQAAIVLGELIKNQFGEASRWDLANGWDNGNDMGMFNIGDEPGAPKWNPRPAFYLMTYFQRFFGDRMVASTVQGSSDVLCYASSFSQGPAAGLVLINTGNTPQTVQILLNHFAPASRYYWFTCTGGNDNGEFSRKVYINGYGPAGASGGPANYNQILPYSAMASPQIQVTLPARAVVFLQVPARHG; via the coding sequence ATGTTTAGAATACATTTTTTCTTCGTTGTTATCGTATGCGTTGTTTGGAGTATATGCTGTTTTTCCTGCAAAAAATCATCATCGCCTGCTCCTGAAAATAGCGGAGGAGGTAACCCGGGCAACGAGCTCGATACCGTTTATCAACCTGTTGACCCACCCGTTGCGGCAACCATCGGCTGGTTTATGAACAGCTGGCAGCCGAAAGCCTATACGGCACCCACACAGTATCGTGACACCCTGATACCAGCGGGAAAAGCCACGGTGACCGTTCAGGTTGATATGAATCAGGTGATCACGAAAGTATCTCCTTATGTATTTGGCAACAACGCCAACACGTGGATGGGACAGATGGTAACTGAACCGGCTTTGCTGCAATACATCACCGATCTGGCACCGCATATCATCCGTGGACCCGGCGGCAGCATCAGCGATCTATATTTCTGGAACCAATCGTCTGCTCCTCCGCCCGATGTGCCCGATAGCCTGTATGATGGAAACGGTCATAAAACCCCTGCGGGATACTGGTTTGGCATGAATACACAGAGCTGGACATTATCGATAGATCATTATTACCAGATGCTGCAACAAACCCATAGTGAAGGCATCCTCACGGTGAACTATGCCTATGCCCGCTATGGCACAGGGCCTCATCCCGTACAAACCGCTGCGCATCTGGCCGCCGATTGGGTACGGTACGACCATGGTCGCACCAGGTACTGGGAAATAGGCAACGAAAGCAACGGCACCTGGGAAGCCAGTTATCAAATCGACACCACAACCAATCAGGATGGACAACCGGCCATCATCACGGGTCAGCTGTATGGACAGCATTTTAACATCTTCGCCGATTCCATGCGTGCTGCGGCTCGTGAAATAGGCGCCACCATATACATCGGCGCCCAATTGCTGGATGCACCTCCGGCTTCCTGGCAAACCGCCACCGATAAAGGTTGGAATGCCGGCGTATTGACTACAGCCGGGCAGAAGGCCGATTTCTTCATCGTACATGATTATTTCACGCCTTATCAAAAAAACTCCACCGCTGCGGAAATCATCGATAGTGGCCTATCTGTGCCGGGTCGCATCATGCAGTATTTGAATCAACAGTTTGCTCAATATGGCATTCCACCAAAACCTGTAGCCCTCACCGAGTGGAACATTTTTGCCACCGGTTCCATGCAAATGGTATCCTACATTGCGGGCTTACAGGCGGCCATCGTGCTGGGGGAACTGATTAAAAACCAATTCGGTGAAGCCAGCAGATGGGATCTGGCCAATGGATGGGATAATGGCAACGATATGGGTATGTTCAATATCGGCGATGAACCCGGTGCACCTAAATGGAATCCTCGTCCGGCTTTCTATCTGATGACTTATTTTCAGCGGTTTTTTGGTGATCGGATGGTGGCTTCCACTGTGCAGGGCAGCAGCGATGTGTTGTGCTATGCTTCCTCATTCAGCCAGGGGCCTGCCGCCGGATTGGTATTGATCAATACGGGCAATACGCCGCAAACGGTGCAGATCTTGCTTAATCACTTTGCGCCGGCCAGCCGGTATTACTGGTTTACCTGCACCGGTGGTAATGATAATGGCGAATTTTCCCGAAAAGTATATATCAACGGCTATGGCCCTGCCGGCGCATCGGGAGGGCCTGCGAATTACAATCAAATCTTGCCCTACAGTGCAATGGCTTCGCCGCAGATTCAGGTCACGCTTCCTGCAAGAGCGGTGGTTTTCCTGCAGGTTCCTGCCCGACATGGATGA
- a CDS encoding glycan-binding surface protein: MIRHVVAHHTKYTGVAVIALLLGLMMGMEACKKNETQAPVITGFRSLNRSHQDSSLTVLKPGQLVVIQGHNLETVEQISFDGVPASFNINFTTNENIIVTVPDIIFDSVAQQDMNQVRVVTNHGVASYTIPIVPPPPVITAVSNEFPQPGDTITLTGSYLYTVQEVDFPGGKKVTSGFTGPQDGSWLQVVVPGTLSKTDTSATDSIAVVTLGGVGKYAFYNTTGMIANFEYGDPHFGWQWWGGIISNDAAAFPGNWGNYIEVKPSNPIPAGDGSWWTDNRAVMIAASNWTNVNIGDPPANYALKFQVFVKNPWSNGSIHIVINGNFGYWATWAPWQQTSSKTFQTSGWITVSIPLSNIKDGNGNSPATVSGLTGGNPGATVQLMLYNDSSTPLSGFDAAFDNVRIVKIK, from the coding sequence ATGATACGCCATGTAGTTGCTCACCATACAAAATATACAGGGGTGGCCGTCATCGCTTTGCTCTTAGGCTTGATGATGGGGATGGAGGCCTGTAAGAAAAATGAAACGCAGGCTCCGGTGATTACCGGTTTCCGCTCCCTGAACCGCTCTCACCAGGATAGCAGCCTCACGGTGCTGAAACCCGGACAGCTTGTGGTGATCCAGGGCCATAATCTGGAAACCGTGGAGCAGATTTCATTTGATGGAGTTCCGGCCAGCTTCAACATCAATTTCACGACCAATGAAAACATCATCGTTACCGTGCCGGATATCATTTTCGATAGTGTGGCCCAGCAAGATATGAATCAAGTCAGGGTGGTTACCAATCATGGGGTGGCATCCTACACCATTCCTATTGTGCCACCACCCCCGGTTATTACCGCTGTGAGTAATGAGTTTCCGCAACCCGGCGATACCATCACCCTCACGGGTTCTTATCTCTACACTGTACAGGAAGTCGATTTTCCGGGGGGTAAAAAGGTAACCAGCGGCTTTACCGGTCCGCAGGATGGAAGCTGGCTGCAGGTGGTGGTGCCCGGTACGCTCAGTAAGACAGACACCTCGGCTACCGATTCCATTGCCGTAGTCACCCTGGGTGGCGTTGGAAAATATGCTTTTTACAATACAACGGGCATGATCGCCAACTTTGAATATGGCGATCCACATTTCGGCTGGCAATGGTGGGGAGGCATCATCAGCAACGACGCTGCCGCCTTCCCCGGCAACTGGGGTAATTATATCGAAGTGAAACCCTCCAATCCCATTCCGGCCGGCGATGGTTCGTGGTGGACCGATAATCGCGCTGTGATGATCGCCGCATCGAACTGGACAAACGTAAACATCGGTGATCCGCCGGCTAATTATGCATTGAAATTTCAGGTGTTTGTGAAAAACCCCTGGAGCAATGGTTCCATCCATATTGTGATCAACGGGAATTTCGGCTATTGGGCTACCTGGGCGCCCTGGCAGCAAACCAGTAGCAAAACATTTCAAACTTCGGGATGGATCACCGTTAGCATCCCCCTCAGCAACATCAAAGATGGAAATGGAAACAGTCCGGCTACGGTGAGTGGCTTAACCGGCGGCAATCCCGGTGCAACCGTGCAATTGATGTTGTATAACGACAGCAGTACGCCGCTTTCGGGCTTCGATGCCGCTTTTGACAATGTGCGAATCGTAAAAATCAAATAA
- a CDS encoding glycoside hydrolase family 9 protein, which yields MPFRSPDTPGVWISMNQIGYAVQAKKIAVVVVPASHTMPDMQAYLVDEQRHDTLWQGVPPVYEEDGYTGNHCAILDFSTCHQEGRYRLCLSGNGCSAPFVIADDPYAALGEAVLKAYYFLRCSEPLLPAYAGKWARAAGHPDTVVYIHPSAASPWRPMGTHISAPGGWYDAGDYNKYIVNSGITMATLMDAYEDMPQYWDTLVTHIPESGNGIPDILNEIIWNLRWMLAMQDPYDGGVYHKLTSAAFDGFEMPSEDHSLRFVVQKSTAATLDFAGVMAQASRILRTYHQLLPGLSDSCLHAAEKAWQWALQHPHLVYDQQKMNQQFHPAITTGAYGDDDLQDEWCWAATELWLTTGDGRYLHHVEALASLPPTVPTWSDVRTLAYFSLFRLQRHHMALPEDFYRRLQKQFLQLADTLLHHPFAAFATVMGGRAHDFVWGSNAVAANQGMVLLYAWRLTHNPAYRQAAAGNLDYLLGRNATGYCFVTGFGTRSPMHPHHRPSIADDVPEPVPGLLVGGPNPGMQDHCEHYPTHAPDAAYVDESCAYACNEIAINWNAPLVYLVHALRASSW from the coding sequence ATGCCTTTTCGCAGTCCAGACACGCCCGGGGTGTGGATAAGCATGAACCAGATCGGGTATGCCGTGCAGGCAAAAAAAATAGCCGTTGTGGTGGTTCCTGCATCACACACCATGCCCGATATGCAGGCTTATCTGGTCGATGAACAACGGCATGATACGTTATGGCAGGGCGTTCCACCGGTTTATGAGGAAGATGGCTATACGGGAAACCACTGTGCTATACTTGATTTCAGCACCTGTCATCAAGAGGGCAGATACAGGCTTTGCCTTTCGGGAAATGGATGTTCGGCGCCCTTTGTGATTGCCGATGATCCGTATGCGGCACTGGGTGAAGCGGTATTAAAAGCCTATTATTTTTTGAGATGTTCGGAGCCGCTTTTACCGGCCTATGCCGGGAAATGGGCGCGTGCTGCAGGGCATCCCGATACGGTGGTGTATATCCATCCTTCGGCGGCGTCGCCATGGCGGCCTATGGGCACGCATATTTCGGCTCCGGGCGGATGGTATGATGCAGGGGATTACAATAAATACATCGTAAACAGTGGCATCACCATGGCCACATTGATGGATGCTTATGAAGATATGCCCCAATACTGGGATACACTCGTTACCCATATTCCGGAGAGCGGAAATGGGATACCGGATATTTTAAACGAAATCATCTGGAACCTGCGCTGGATGCTGGCCATGCAGGATCCATATGACGGCGGTGTGTATCATAAACTGACGTCTGCAGCTTTTGATGGATTTGAAATGCCTTCCGAAGATCATTCCTTGCGCTTTGTGGTGCAGAAGAGTACGGCGGCTACGCTCGATTTTGCGGGCGTGATGGCCCAGGCTTCACGTATTTTGCGAACATACCACCAACTGTTGCCCGGACTGTCGGATAGTTGTCTGCATGCAGCCGAAAAAGCCTGGCAATGGGCCTTGCAGCATCCTCACCTCGTGTACGACCAACAGAAAATGAATCAGCAATTTCATCCTGCCATCACAACCGGCGCGTATGGCGACGATGATTTGCAGGATGAATGGTGCTGGGCGGCCACAGAGCTCTGGCTGACCACAGGGGATGGCCGGTATCTGCATCACGTGGAGGCACTGGCCAGCCTGCCACCCACCGTGCCCACCTGGTCGGATGTGCGTACACTGGCTTATTTCAGCCTCTTCAGGCTTCAGCGGCATCACATGGCGCTTCCGGAAGACTTTTACAGGCGCCTTCAAAAGCAGTTCTTGCAACTTGCCGATACGTTGTTGCATCATCCATTTGCCGCCTTTGCCACCGTGATGGGCGGACGGGCACACGATTTTGTGTGGGGCAGCAATGCGGTGGCTGCCAATCAGGGCATGGTGTTGCTCTATGCCTGGCGACTCACCCACAACCCGGCATACCGGCAGGCGGCGGCCGGCAATCTGGATTATTTGCTGGGGCGCAATGCCACGGGTTATTGTTTCGTAACCGGTTTCGGCACCCGATCGCCCATGCATCCCCATCACCGACCTTCCATTGCAGATGATGTACCGGAGCCGGTTCCCGGCCTGCTGGTGGGAGGCCCCAACCCGGGCATGCAGGATCATTGCGAACATTATCCCACCCACGCACCCGATGCGGCTTATGTGGATGAAAGCTGTGCTTATGCCTGCAACGAAATCGCCATCAACTGGAATGCCCCGCTGGTATATCTTGTCCATGCACTACGCGCCAGCTCATGGTAA
- a CDS encoding YhcH/YjgK/YiaL family protein: MKTPFRFLLFLFAVVQWPAFHAQSQTRATAEQWFTQGNWRKGLNIQPSPTIDVVTFYQQYHRNPVLWNQVLAFLNRADLQTLDTGTYHLTGGDSAYAIISTYVPKPLNETRFESHRKYIDVQYVIQGKEQVGIADVSKARITEPYRSDKDIAHYEATGNYYTATPDVFFIFFPTNAHRPGIATEAHPQTVKKLVIKVMVQ; this comes from the coding sequence ATGAAAACACCATTCCGGTTTTTGTTGTTTTTGTTTGCCGTCGTGCAATGGCCTGCATTTCATGCGCAATCCCAGACCCGGGCAACCGCCGAACAATGGTTTACACAGGGCAACTGGCGTAAGGGATTGAACATACAACCCAGCCCCACCATTGATGTGGTTACCTTTTACCAGCAATACCACCGCAATCCCGTTTTGTGGAATCAAGTACTCGCCTTTTTAAATCGTGCTGATCTTCAAACCCTGGATACCGGAACTTATCATCTGACCGGGGGAGATAGTGCTTATGCAATCATCAGCACCTATGTACCTAAACCCTTGAATGAAACCCGCTTTGAATCACATCGCAAATATATCGATGTGCAATACGTCATTCAGGGAAAAGAACAAGTGGGTATAGCCGATGTATCGAAAGCCAGGATAACAGAACCGTATCGGTCCGATAAAGACATTGCGCACTACGAAGCAACCGGCAACTATTACACCGCCACGCCTGATGTATTTTTTATCTTCTTCCCCACAAATGCACATCGACCGGGAATCGCTACGGAAGCGCATCCTCAAACGGTGAAAAAGTTGGTTATTAAAGTCATGGTGCAATAA
- a CDS encoding dicarboxylate/amino acid:cation symporter, producing the protein MKQLLGKNRLAFWILVALFAGACTGYLYREWNPAEASVKKFAHDISIVTEIFLRLIKMLIAPLVMSTLIVGVARVGDIRAVGRIGVKALAWFLAASLVSLCLGLVLVNIFQPGMHLHLPLPEKSSSEAITTSALDFRNFLTHIFPTSIGDAITHNEILQIVVFSLFFGVAAAAIGEKARPVVHFFEVVADIMLKMTGYVIALAPVAVFTSLAATVAENGTDIIWVFGKLIVEFYLGIGLLWLIILLAGALIMKHRIFSLVKSVAEPVMLAFSTASSEAAFPLLMERLQRIGCPSRIVSFVLPVGYSFNLDGSMMYMTFATMFIAQSYGIALGVEKQIVILLVLMVMSKGIAGVPRAALVVVAASLTMFHLPAEGVVLLLGIDQLFDMGRTATNVLGNAVATGVISRWEQRFEQRQPPVVHEQASTIYMQET; encoded by the coding sequence ATGAAACAGCTATTAGGTAAAAACAGACTCGCTTTCTGGATTCTGGTAGCCCTGTTTGCCGGCGCCTGTACCGGCTATCTGTATCGGGAATGGAACCCTGCTGAAGCCAGTGTAAAAAAATTCGCGCACGATATTTCGATCGTTACGGAAATTTTTTTGCGGCTCATTAAAATGCTAATTGCACCGCTGGTCATGAGTACGTTGATCGTTGGAGTTGCTCGTGTGGGCGATATTCGCGCAGTAGGGCGTATAGGCGTCAAAGCACTGGCATGGTTCCTTGCTGCATCTCTGGTATCGTTGTGTCTGGGGCTGGTGCTGGTCAACATTTTTCAGCCGGGCATGCATTTGCATTTACCTTTACCCGAAAAAAGTTCATCCGAAGCAATAACCACCTCGGCGCTTGATTTCAGGAATTTTCTCACCCATATTTTCCCCACCAGCATTGGTGATGCCATTACCCATAATGAGATTTTGCAAATTGTGGTGTTTTCTTTGTTCTTTGGTGTGGCGGCCGCGGCTATTGGAGAAAAAGCACGACCTGTTGTTCATTTTTTTGAAGTGGTGGCCGATATTATGTTGAAGATGACAGGCTATGTAATTGCGCTTGCTCCAGTAGCCGTATTCACTTCACTGGCTGCTACCGTGGCGGAAAACGGCACCGATATCATCTGGGTATTCGGCAAGTTGATTGTAGAATTTTATCTGGGCATTGGCTTATTGTGGTTAATTATTCTTCTGGCCGGTGCATTGATCATGAAGCACAGGATTTTTTCTTTGGTAAAATCCGTAGCTGAACCGGTGATGCTGGCTTTCAGTACGGCCAGCAGTGAAGCGGCCTTTCCGTTGTTGATGGAGCGATTGCAACGCATCGGTTGTCCCTCCAGGATTGTAAGCTTTGTATTACCGGTGGGTTATTCTTTTAATCTGGATGGTTCGATGATGTATATGACTTTTGCGACGATGTTTATTGCACAATCATACGGTATTGCGCTGGGTGTTGAAAAACAAATCGTCATCTTACTGGTATTGATGGTGATGAGTAAAGGCATTGCAGGCGTGCCACGTGCTGCACTGGTGGTTGTAGCGGCTTCACTCACCATGTTTCATTTGCCGGCCGAAGGTGTGGTGCTGTTGCTGGGCATCGATCAGCTTTTTGATATGGGTCGAACGGCTACCAATGTATTGGGCAACGCGGTGGCTACCGGCGTAATCAGTCGCTGGGAACAACGTTTTGAACAGAGGCAACCACCTGTTGTCCATGAGCAAGCATCTACCATCTACATGCAGGAAACATAG
- a CDS encoding NAD(P)H-dependent glycerol-3-phosphate dehydrogenase — translation MRKNETYRVGLIGYGSWATAIAKVLTENDFRIYWWFRKEEDIAFIQQHHHHPRYLPSIHFELSKLKLTTTLREVVEKNDWIVIAVPSAFVEPILEEIPVSCWRGKAVVSGIKGILPGSNQLLNDYLTAKAGFPVEQYFAITGPCHAEEVASEKLSYITISGRDVERAQRMATRFHTAYLKTMVNDDLWGAQYAATLKNIYAIGAGIAHGLGYGDNFLSVYVANCAHEMDAFNRALCDHQQHPYRSRNAFASAYLGDLLVTCYSQYSRNRTLGTMIGKGYAIKTALLELGMVAEGYYASKCIHELNQHYQFPIPIAEQIYQILWEQRLPEKAIPLMAQSFV, via the coding sequence TTGCGAAAAAATGAAACATATCGGGTGGGCCTGATTGGCTATGGTAGCTGGGCAACAGCTATCGCCAAGGTGTTGACTGAAAATGATTTTCGAATCTACTGGTGGTTTCGCAAAGAAGAAGATATCGCTTTTATTCAACAACATCACCATCATCCCCGTTATCTCCCATCCATTCATTTTGAGCTATCTAAGTTAAAGCTTACCACAACATTGCGTGAAGTGGTAGAAAAAAACGATTGGATTGTGATTGCCGTCCCTTCAGCATTTGTAGAGCCAATTTTAGAAGAAATACCGGTATCCTGCTGGCGGGGTAAGGCTGTGGTGTCGGGCATCAAGGGCATATTGCCTGGAAGTAATCAATTGTTGAATGATTATCTTACAGCAAAAGCCGGCTTTCCTGTTGAACAATATTTTGCCATAACAGGACCCTGTCATGCAGAAGAAGTAGCAAGCGAAAAACTTTCTTACATCACCATCAGTGGTCGCGATGTAGAAAGGGCGCAGCGTATGGCTACACGTTTTCATACAGCCTATCTAAAAACCATGGTGAATGATGATTTATGGGGAGCACAATATGCAGCCACACTGAAAAATATTTATGCTATAGGCGCTGGAATCGCTCATGGCCTGGGATATGGAGATAATTTTCTTTCCGTATATGTTGCCAATTGCGCACATGAAATGGATGCATTCAACAGAGCATTATGCGATCATCAACAACATCCCTATCGTTCCAGAAATGCCTTCGCCAGCGCTTATCTGGGCGACCTGCTGGTTACCTGTTACTCCCAATACAGCCGGAATCGAACCCTCGGAACGATGATTGGTAAGGGTTATGCAATAAAAACAGCATTGTTAGAACTGGGTATGGTTGCAGAAGGATACTATGCCAGCAAGTGTATTCATGAGCTTAACCAGCATTATCAATTTCCTATTCCAATTGCAGAACAGATTTATCAAATCCTCTGGGAACAACGGCTTCCAGAAAAAGCAATTCCCCTGATGGCTCAAAGTTTTGTTTGA